From a region of the Notolabrus celidotus isolate fNotCel1 chromosome 14, fNotCel1.pri, whole genome shotgun sequence genome:
- the brwd1 gene encoding bromodomain and WD repeat-containing protein 3 isoform X3, translated as MAKNRNISLLESELYYLITRFLTTGPCRKAAEVLVSELEEYQLLPGRLDWQGNEHPRTYEDVIAATKHIAPDHLLQICKQIGPVLDKEVPSCVPGVHSLLGSGKQSMLRTAKDCNSVRLRASSFAALHRGRPPERPSNCKKPPPLVKVYRGRELTGAQCFSSINPVSNYEHMRLHRRILGHLSAVYCIAFDRTGLRIFTGSDDCLVKIWSSFDGRLHSTLRGHSAEITDLAVNYENTLIAAGSCDKSIRVWCLRTCAPVAVLQGHSGSITSLQFSPFAKGSKRYMLSTGTDATVCFWQWDVYNINFSDRPHKFTERPRPGVQTVCSSFSPGGMFLATGSTDDVIRIYYLGSGSPEKTSELHEHTDKVDSIQFCHSGERFVSGSRDGTARIWKLHQRQQWRCLLLNMSATLPGAQSTGDEETYFKPKVTMVAWDRHDNTVITAVNNHLLKVWNSYTGQLLHILKGHEAEVFVLEPHPFDPRIILSAGHDGNVFIWDLLRGENTQHYFNMIEGQGHGAVFDCKFTPDGQRFACTDSHGHLLIFGFGSSRPYEKLPDQVFFHTDYRPLIRDSNGFVLDEQTQQAPHLMPPPFLVDVDGNPHPPRYQRLVPGRENIAAEHLVPQLGYVATSDGEVVEQVISQQTAEHDEVVVRRTNLLDEAIRNLQQQQDRQNQPVTDAVPGARTGSEWQAEAQGPAFAAAPNTPRRVSVNERADVQSPPNVGLRRSGQVEGVRQMHQNAPRSQIATERDLQAWRHRVVVPELATSSYRDQEGTRTAKGEEEIVLYSAKKRRIIHTICGDDSDDDPLNGKQSDTLEFIDLSCEEGEETASSEVHTEDNEMDGSDLDSSNDEEEWNSDSSSHTSSEYSDWTADAGINLQPSTPLSSRKRRQRRLSSSEEDDDDKNEGEEERQQSDEEERPQKRSKEKSKRAKNKAPRRPKTRPSINREVSNEFRPSPWITDVVPRKSPFVPQMGDEVIYFRQGHEAYVEAVSRSELYPINLDKQPWKKMELRDQEFVKITGIKYEVCPPTLCCLKLTLIDNGTRKITDKSFSIKYHDMPDVIDFLVLRQSYDEALRRNWQPNDRFRSVIDDAWWCGTIDCQEPYQPEYPDSHFQCFKVRWDNGELEKLSPWDVEPIPDNAQQPDTEGGGIPVTADEMRELMYKTLPGEWGERSRDEECERIVAGIDQLITVEIAAPFSGPVDLIQYPTYCTVIAYPTDLGTIRLRLLNRFYRRLSALIWDARYIANNARTFNEPSSKIAHSAKIITNVLQKFINNTGCTDIMEIYNAVEEMDDDDEEEDTEAPGTSSGHRLRQRSVEIVPDRDAWKEQCKKLLSYILDCEDSEPFRQPVDPLNYPDYLGIIDTPMDFGTVKRTLEQDGYENPIELCKDARLIFANAKAYTPNKRSKIYSMTLRLSAFLEEQIRTIISEYKTAIKSSDRLRRSQRFRKKMQQQDQAFTTTSQKRAALKTQEKVESMSVTKSTSAKALVPDRVKRSRRSSSGHSSSDDSKGASSTQESECESELSRSEGEKHPGRSRHHHLRQKARVTRSNRAMKRKNIAESDSEEEEDEEEEAEEEFDSEDGEDAEVSSQSSGPRYPSRSKNSRNTRWTRSSNGTDRKHTEGRAKVNGHNSKPSRGERRQHQAFDRALSQGSDGEEEEENITVRRSLKRKTARAAVNKIKLLEASDEDYEEEEAEEKPNRSSSRLHQTAHAGKRTAVIQSTSESDEEPSSRASQKTKETDRDFKDGEDDNQNGNSRPNRQRTRRQDIKTKENYKLSHLNGHSAKHHKSNSNSELEENTDDSSAEAEEEEQEAVSQKPPRHIATAAARKKRITSEEAEDTESKTTQHKPSLNSGVEHKDHRSQKHLSENGRNVEDAILKDSKKKRKDLSSKSQVRQKSATTNKKSVTDSEELSDTRKELSQAKKRRKRNGGSEEESNDSCEDFETETKLKRPTRGSSESRRLNSDTSASDSSEQEYKPKSKLRRKSSTGSSDEESDKSNITTNRRKSLRALPKKKYISENSVSDEDSVSANQGKRRNNNNTATASLEDRKNKRELNRTSRNESRSQVSSKRKRIYTSDSDDAIEETKNNKTSRSGTSRRSKTESKQEEGNGSKGDTSSDSSEEEDIVGSSRRTKRNSRWQNPKRKESISSNPSSDSETEQSSSASENSFASGSHSCPKRRKYGTSEIAERTTSRQLRQRGRRSAAEEQDTEESDSRRHRKTRVNTRNRGKRTVKYHDSE; from the exons ATGGCCAAAAATCGGAACATTTCGCTCCTTGAGTCGG AGCTCTATTACTTGATAACTCGTTTTTTGACAACGGGTCCGTGTCGGAAAGCAGCTGAG GTCCTTGTGAGCGAGCTAGAGGAATATCAG CTGTTACCCGGGAGATTGGACTGGCAGGGAAACGAACACCCGAGAACATATGAAGATGTG ATTGCAGCCACCAAACATATTGCACCAGATCATTTGCTACAAATTTGTAAGCAGATTGGACCAGTTCTTGACAAAGAGGTGCCATCATGTGTCCCAGGGGTTCACTCTCTCCTTGGGTCAGGAAAGCAGTCAATGCTTCGGACTGCAAAAG actgCAACAGTGTAAGGTTAAGAGCTTCCTCATTTGCAGCCCTTCATCGAGGCAGACCACCAGAGAGGCCTTCAAACTGCAAAAAACCTCCTCCTCTTG TGAAGGTCTATCGAGGCAGAGAGCTGACAGGAGCGCAATGCTTCAGCTCCATTAATCCTGTCAGCAATTATGAGCACATGCGGCTGCACAGACGCATCCTGGGGCATTTGTCTGCTGTATACTGTATCGCATTTGATCGCACCGGTCTCAGGATCTTCACA gGCTCAGATGACTGTTTGGTGAAGATATGGTCTTCTTTTGATGGAAGGCTTCATTCAACACTGCGAGGACACTCTGCAGAGATCACAGACTTGGCAGTTAATTATGAGAACACGTTAATTGCAGCTGGAAGCTGTGACAAGTCCATCCGTGTATGGTGCCTTCGTACCTGTGCCCCTGTGGCTGTGCTGCAAGGGCACAGTGGATCCATTACCTCCCTACAG ttCTCACCTTTCGCAAAGGGCTCAAAACGCTACATGCTATCAACTGGAACTGATGCTACAGTCTGCTTCTGGCAGTGGGACGTCTACAACATCAACTTTAG TGATCGACCACACAAATTCACGGAGCGGCCAAGGCCGGGTGTTCAGACTGTGTGTTCCTCTTTCAGTCCAG GGGGGATGTTCTTAGCAACAGGAAGTACCGATGATGTCATCAGAATATATTACCTGGGGAGTGGGAGTCCAGAAAAGACATCAGAGCTCCATGAGCACACA GACAAAGTTGATAGCATCCAGTTCTGTCACTCAGGGGAAAG GTTTGTGAGTGGAAGTCGAGATGGAACTGCACGAATCTGGAAGCTCCACCAGCGGCAGCAGTGGAGGTGCCTCTTGCTTAACATGTCTGCCACTCTTCCAGG TGCTCAATCAACGGGCGATGAGGAAACCTATTTCAAACCCAAAGTCACCATGGTAGCGTGGGATCGCCATGATAATACAGTCATTACAGCTGTAAACAACCATCTCCTCAAAGTGTGGAACTCTTACACAGGACAACTGCTACATATCCTGAAA GGCCATGAGGCTGAGGTATTTGTCCTGGAGCCACATCCTTTTGATCCCAGGATCATCCTGTCTGCTGGTCATGATGGGAATGTCTTCATATGGGATCTGCTGCGAGGGGAGAACACAcagcattacttcaacatg ATTGAGGGCCAGGGTCATGGAGCAGTTTTTGACTGCAAATTCACCCCCGATGGCCAGCGGTTTGCCTGCACAGACTCCCATGGCCATCTGCTTATCTTTGGTTTCGGCAGTTCCAGGCCTTATGAGAAG CTTCCAGATCAGGTGTTCTTCCACACAGATTACCGACCATTGATCAGGGACTCGAACGGTTTTGTGCTGGATGAACAGACACAGCAGGCACCCCATCTCATGCCACCACCCTTCTTAGTGGACGTGGACGGAAACCCCCATCCTCCAAG GTACCAGCGTCTTGTTCCAGGACGGGAGAACATTGCTGCTGAACACCTGGTTCCTCAGCTGGGATATGTTGCCACAA gtgatggagaggtggtTGAGCAGGTGATCAGTCAACAGACTGCAGAGCATGATGAAGTTGTGGTAAGACGTACCAACCTCCTTGATGAAGCAATACGAAATctccagcagcaacaggacCGTCAAAACCAGCCTGTGACAGATGCTGTACCAGGGGCCAGAACAGGATCAGAGTGGCAAGCTGAGGCACAGGGCCCAGCTTTTGCAGCAGCCCCAAATACACCACGCAGAG TGTCTGTGAATGAACGGGCTGATGTGCAGTCACCTCCTAATGTGGGCCTGCGCCGCAGTGGACAGGTGGAGGGTGTACGACAGATGCACCAGAATGCCCCTCGGAGCCAGATAGCCACAGAGAGAGACCTGCAGGCCTGGAGGCACCGGGTGGTTGTGCCTGAGCTGGCAACCAGTAGTTACAG GGACCAGGAGGGCACTCGAACAGctaaaggagaagaggagatagTTCTGTACAGTGCGAAGAAGAGACGAATTATCCACACCATCTGTGGG GATGATTCAGATGATGATCCTCTAAACGGGAAGCAAAGCGACACTCTGGAATTCATAGACTTGTCGtgtgaagagggagaggagactgCAAGCTCAGAGGTACACACTGAG GACAATGAAATGGATGGCAGTGATCTGGATTCCTCCAATGATGAGGAAGAGTGGAATAGTGACAGTTCAAG CCACACATCCAGTGAATATTCGGACTGGACAGCAGACGCCGGTATCAACCTTCAGCCATCTACCCCTTTGTCATCAAGAAAACGGAGACAGCGCAGACTCAGCAGCTCTGAAGAGGATGACGATGACAAgaatgaaggagaggaagagaggcagcagagtgATGAGGAGGAAAGACCTcaaaaaagaagtaaagaaaagtCCAAAAGAGCAAAGAACAAGGCACCCAGG CGTCCAAAGACCCGCCCATCCATCAACAGAGAAGTGTCGAACGAGTTCAGGCCCTCACCTTGGATCACTGATGTCGTTCCCAGGAAGTCTCCTTTTGTACCTCAAATGGGCGATGAG GTGATCTACTTTCGGCAGGGGCACGAGGCTTATGTGGAGGCAGTGAGTCGGAGTGAACTGTACCCGATCAATTTAGACAAACAGCCCTGGAAGAAAATGGAGCTGCGG GACCAAGAGTTTGTGAAGATAACCGGGATCAAATATGAAGTGTGCCCTCCAACACTTTGCTGTCTGAAGCTAACCCTTATCGACAACGGTACAAGAAAGATCACGGACAAGTCGTTTTCCATCAA GTATCATGACATGCCAGATGTGATCGATTTTCTTGTGCTGAGGCAAAGTTATGATGAGGCACTCCGTAGAAACTGGCAACCAA ATGACCGATTCCGTTCAGTGATAGATGACGCCTGGTGGTGTGGGACCATCGACTGTCAGGAGCCCTACCAGCCAGAATACCCTGATAGTCACTTCCAGTGCTTCAAAGTCAG ATGGGACAATGGTGAACTTGAGAAACTGAGTCCTTGGGATGTGGAACCTATTCCAGATAATG CCCAGCAGCCAGATACAGAAGGAGGCGGCATACCTGTGACTGCAGATGAGATGAGGGAGCTGATGTATAAGACTCTTCCAGGAGAGTggggagagagaagcagagacgAAGAGTGTGAGCGTATCGTTGCTGGCATTGATCAGCTCATCACTGTTG AGATTGCAGCCCCCTTCTCTGGTCCTGTAGACTTAATACAGTATCCCACTTACTGCACTGTAATTGCCTACCCTACTGACCTGGGCACCATCAGACTCCGTCTCCTGAACAGATTCTACAG GCGCCTCTCAGCATTAATTTGGGATGCCAGGTATATTGCGAACAATGCCCGCACTTTCAATGAGCCAAGCAGCAAGATTGCCCACTCTGCAAAAATCATCACAAATGTCCTCCAGAAATTCATCAA TAACACAGGTTGTACAGATATCATGGAGATTTACAATGCTGTTGAAGAaatggatgatgatgatgag GAAGAGGACACTGAGGCGCCAGGTACATCATCTGGGCACAGACTGCGTCAG CGCTCAGTAGAGATAGTGCCCGACCGGGATGCCTGGAAGGAACAGTGCAAAAAACTACTCAGCTACATATTGGATTGTGAGGACTCGGAACCATTCAGACAGCCTGTTGATCCTCTGAACTATCCG GACTACCTTGGAATTATTGATACACCAATGGACTTCGGCACAGTGAAAAGGACCCTGGAGCAAGATGGCTATGAAAACCCCATAGAGCTGTGCAAAGACGCCAGGCTTATTTTTGCCAATGCTAAAGCCTACACTCCAAATAAACGCTCCAAG aTTTATAGTATGACTCTGCGGCTCTCTGCTTTCTTAGAGGAGCAAATAAGAACAATCATATCAGAGTACAAAACTGCCATCAAGAGCAGTGATCGACTACGCCGCAGTCAGAGGTTCCGGAAGAAAATGCAGCAGCAGGATCAGGCCTTCACCACAACAAG TCAAAAAAGAGCGGCTTTAAAAACTCAGGAAAAAGTGGAGTCGATGTCAGTGACCAAATCTACCTCAGCCAAAGCATTGGTTCCTGATAGAGTCAAGAGGAGTAGACGCAGCAGCTCAGGTCACAGCTCCTCAGACGATTCCAAAGGTGCTTCATCAACACAAG AGTCTGAATGTGAGAGCGAGCTGAGTCGATCAGAGGGGGAGAAACATCCTGGTCGCTCAAGGCACCATCACCTCAGACAGAAAGCAAGAGTCACAAGAAGCAACCGTGCCATGAAGCGGAAAAACA TTGCAGAGAGTGatagtgaagaagaagaagatgaagaggaggaagcagaggaggagttTGACAGTGAAGATGGAGAAGATGCAGAGGTGTCCTCCCAGTCTTCAGGTCCTCGTTACCCCAGCAGGAGTAAAAACAGCAGGAACACACGGTGGACCAGAAGCAGCAATGGCACAGACAGGAAGCATACAG AGGGAAGAGCAAAGGTGAATGGTCACAACAGCAAGCCTTCTCGTGGGGAGAGACGTCAGCACCAAGCCTTCGACAGAGCCTTATCCCAAGGCTCTGacggggaagaggaggaggagaatataACGGTTCGGAGGTCACTTAAGAGGAAAACAGCAAGAGCAGCCGTGAATAAGATCAAACTACTTGAGGCCTCAGATGAAGActatgaggaggaggaagcggaGGAGAAGCCAAACAGGAGTAGTAGCCGTCTCCACCAAACAGCTCATGCTGGCAAACGCACAGCAGTGATCCAGAGCACCTCTGAATCTGACGAAGAACCATCATCAAGGG cttcacagaaaacaaaagaaacagaccGTGATTTCAAGGATGGAGAAGATGACAATCAGAATGGAAACTCAAGGCCCAACAGACAGAGGACACGACGACAAGATATCAAGACCAAGGAAAATT ATAAGTTGTCCCATTTGAATGGGCACAGTGCAAAACATCACAAGTCCAACAGCAACTCTGAGCTAGAAGAAAACACTGACGATAGCTCTGCAGAAGCTgaagaggaggaacaggaggctgTGTCTCAGAAACCTCCCAGACACATAGCAACTGCTGCAGCCAGGAAAAAAAGGATTACAAGTGAGGAGGCAGAGGACACTGAAAGCAAGACCACACAACACAAACCTTCTTTAAACTCAGGTGTAGAGCATAAAGACCACAGGTCTCAAAAACATCTCTCCGAAAATGGGAGAAATGTGGAAGATGCTATCCTCAAAGACTctaagaaaaagagaaaggattTATCATCAAAAAGCCAAGTTAGGCAAAAATCTGCTACAACtaataaaaaaagtgttacaGATTCAGAGGAGCTCAGTGATACTCGTAAGGAACTTAGCCAAGCCAAGAAAAGACGGAAAAGAAATGGAGGTAGTGAAGAAGAAAGCAATGActcctgtgaggactttgaGACTGAAACCAAGCTCAAGAGGCCAACAAGAGGTTCAAGTGAATCTAGACGACTTAATAGTGACACCTCAGCGTCTGATAGCTCTGAGCAGGAATACAAGCCCAAGAGCAAGTTGAGGAGGAAAAGCTCCACTGGCTCATCAGACGAAGAGTCGGATAAATCAAACATCACGACAAATAGACGGAAAAGCCTCCGAGCCCTACcaaaaaagaaatatatcaGTGAGAACTCTGTTTCTGATGAGGATTCTGTTTCTGCAAACCAGGGTAAGCGgagaaataacaacaacacagcCACAGCATCTTTGGAAgacaggaaaaataaaagagagttAAACAGAACATCTCGCAACGAAAGCAGGTCTCAAGTATCTTCAAAGAGAAAACGTATTTACACCTCAGATTCTGATGACGCGATTGAGGAGACCAAGAATAATAAAACCAGCCGGTCAGGCACCTCAAGGCGTTCCAAAACAGAGTCTAAACAAGAGGAAGGTAACGGAAGCAAGGGAGATACCTCCTCTGATTCCAGTGAAGAGGAAGACATCGTTGGTAGTTCAAGGAGGACTAAGAGGAACTCCAGGTGGCAAAATCCCAAACGAAaggagagcatcagcagcaaTCCCAGTTCTGACTCAGAAACCGAGCAGTCCTCTTCAGCCTCAGAAAACTCTTTTGCCTCAGGGTCCCACAGCTgtccaaagagaagaaaatacgGAACGTCTGAAATTGCTGAAAGGACTACTAGCCGCCAGCTGAGGCAGCGCGGCAGACGTTCTGCCGCAGAGGAGCAAGATACTGAAGAGTCAGACAGCAGACGGCATCGAAAGACACGTGTGAACACCCGTAACCGAGGGAAGCGGACGGTCAAATATCACGACAGCGAATAA